The proteins below come from a single Euleptes europaea isolate rEulEur1 chromosome 5, rEulEur1.hap1, whole genome shotgun sequence genomic window:
- the LOC130477390 gene encoding 60S ribosomal protein L27a-like, producing the protein MPSRLRKTRKLRGHVSRGHGRIGKPRKHPGGCGNAGGMHHHRINFGKYHPGYFGKVGMRHYHLKNQHFCPTDYLDKLWTLVSEQTRLNYTKNQAGLAPVTDVVRSGYYKVLGKGKLPKHPVIVKAKFFSRKAEEKIKAVGGACVLVA; encoded by the coding sequence ATGCCTTCCAGACTGAGGAAAACCAGGAAACTGAGGGGTCATGTCAGCCGTGGACATGGTCGCATTGGCAAGCCCAGGAAGCATCCTGGAGGATGTGGTAACGCTGGAGGCATGCATCACCACAGAATTAATTTCGGCAAATATCATCCTGGTTATTTTGGGAAAGTTGGTATGAGACACTACCACTTGAAGAACCAGCACTTCTGCCCTACAGACTATCTAGATAAACTCTGGACGCTTGTCAGTGAGCAGACAAGGCTCAATTACACCAAAAATCAGGCTGGATTAGCACCTGTGACTGATGTGGTCCGCTCAGGTTATTACAAAGTCCTGGGCAAGGGGAAACTGCCTAAACATCCTGTAATTGTGAAAGCAAAGTTCTTCAGCCGGAAAGCAGAAGAGAAAATCAAAGCAGTTGGTGGAGCCTGCGTTCTTGTGGCATAA